From one Gallionella capsiferriformans ES-2 genomic stretch:
- the eno gene encoding phosphopyruvate hydratase, producing the protein MSAIVDVIAREILDSRGNPTVEADVLLESGVMGRAAVPSGASTGEREAMELRDGNKGRYLGRGVLKAVEYVNTEIAEAIIGLEAMEQAYIDQTMIDLDGTENKSRLGANAILAVSMAVARAAAEESGLPLYRYLGGSAKMQLPVPMMNVINGGAHAVGGADMQEFMIIPVGAPSFHEALRYGTEVFHALKAVLHKRGLPTTVGDEGGFAPSLGSNEGALKVIVEAIEAAGYVPGADIAIGMDPASSEFYKDGMYHLKADGLVLTSAQMIDLYASWVDKYPIISIEDGMAENDWDGWKLMTDRLGKTIQIVGDDVFVTNTKILREGIRRGIANSILIKVNQIGTLTETFAAIEMAKRAGYTAVISHRSGETEDSTIADIAVATNALQIKTGSASRSDRMAKYNQLLRIEEDLGEVASYPGLDAFYQLN; encoded by the coding sequence ATGAGTGCAATTGTTGATGTGATCGCCCGTGAAATTCTGGATTCGCGCGGCAACCCGACTGTCGAAGCGGATGTTTTGCTTGAATCCGGTGTGATGGGCCGCGCAGCGGTGCCGTCCGGTGCCTCTACCGGTGAGCGCGAAGCGATGGAATTGCGCGATGGCAACAAAGGCCGTTATCTGGGTCGTGGCGTGTTGAAGGCGGTAGAGTATGTCAACACCGAAATCGCCGAAGCGATCATCGGACTCGAAGCGATGGAACAAGCCTATATCGATCAGACCATGATCGACCTCGACGGCACTGAAAACAAGTCGCGTCTGGGCGCGAATGCGATTCTGGCGGTATCGATGGCGGTCGCCCGTGCGGCAGCCGAAGAATCCGGTCTGCCTTTGTACCGTTATCTGGGCGGTTCGGCCAAGATGCAGTTGCCTGTGCCGATGATGAATGTCATCAACGGTGGCGCGCATGCGGTCGGCGGCGCAGACATGCAGGAATTCATGATTATTCCGGTCGGCGCACCGAGTTTCCACGAAGCGTTGCGTTACGGCACCGAAGTATTCCACGCCTTGAAAGCGGTATTGCACAAACGCGGTCTGCCAACAACGGTCGGCGATGAAGGCGGTTTTGCACCGTCTCTGGGTTCGAATGAAGGCGCACTGAAGGTGATCGTCGAAGCGATTGAAGCGGCAGGCTATGTGCCGGGTGCGGATATCGCGATCGGTATGGATCCGGCTTCTTCCGAGTTCTACAAGGACGGTATGTATCATCTGAAGGCGGATGGTCTGGTACTGACCTCGGCACAAATGATTGATCTGTACGCGAGCTGGGTCGACAAGTACCCTATCATCAGTATCGAAGACGGCATGGCTGAAAACGACTGGGACGGCTGGAAGCTGATGACCGATCGTCTGGGTAAAACCATCCAGATCGTCGGCGACGACGTCTTTGTTACCAACACCAAGATTTTGCGCGAGGGGATTCGCCGCGGTATCGCTAACTCCATCCTGATTAAGGTCAACCAGATCGGTACGCTGACTGAGACCTTTGCTGCGATTGAAATGGCGAAGCGCGCAGGTTACACCGCTGTGATTTCCCATCGTTCAGGCGAGACGGAAGACAGCACGATTGCTGACATCGCAGTTGCAACCAATGCGCTGCAGATCAAGACAGGTTCTGCTTCCCGTTCGGATCGTATGGCGAAATACAATCAACTGCTGCGCATCGAAGAAGATTTGGGTGAAGTTGCTTCCTATCCCGGTCTCGATGCTTTTTATCAGCTGAACTAA
- a CDS encoding CTP synthase, which yields MTKYIFITGGVVSSLGKGIAAASLAAILESRGLKVTMLKLDPYINVDPGTMSPFQHGEVFVTEDGAETDLDLGHYERFISAKMRKANNFTTGQIYESVIRKERRGEYLGKTVQVIPHITNEIQAFVERGAAAYPDGVVDVAIVEIGGTVGDIESLPFLEAARQMGLRMGRNKVAYVHLTLVPYIATAGELKTKPTQHSVQKLREIGIFPTALLCRADRPIPDDERAKISLFANVREEAVISMWDAKSIYMIPQMLNDQGLDRIVCEELKLELPPADLSVWARLVHSLENPQHEITIGMVGKYVELTESYKSLIEALRHAGIHTETRVNIEYIDSEVLETTGTDALAHFDAILVPGGFGARGTEGKIAAIRYARENKVPYLGICLGMQLAVIEYARHVSGMTDANSTELNPETEHPVVALITEWRDREGRVETRSNDSDLGGTMRLGSQRCPVSAGTLAQRIYGDEVNERHRHRYEVNNHYVPELEKTGLIISARTPTENLPEIMELPQSMHPWFVGVQFHPEFTSTPRAGHPLFSAFVTAALQRQATQGASA from the coding sequence ATGACCAAGTATATATTTATCACCGGTGGCGTTGTCTCTTCCTTAGGGAAGGGTATCGCCGCAGCTTCCCTTGCGGCAATTCTCGAATCCCGTGGCTTAAAAGTCACGATGCTCAAGCTCGACCCCTACATCAACGTCGATCCGGGGACGATGAGTCCGTTCCAGCACGGCGAGGTGTTTGTCACCGAAGACGGCGCGGAAACCGATCTGGATTTGGGGCATTACGAGCGGTTTATTTCCGCCAAGATGCGCAAAGCCAACAACTTCACCACAGGCCAGATCTACGAGAGTGTGATCCGCAAGGAGCGCCGCGGCGAGTATCTGGGCAAGACGGTGCAGGTCATCCCGCATATCACCAATGAAATTCAGGCCTTCGTCGAACGCGGCGCGGCAGCGTATCCTGACGGCGTCGTCGATGTGGCGATCGTTGAAATCGGCGGCACGGTGGGCGACATTGAATCGCTGCCGTTCCTGGAAGCTGCGCGCCAGATGGGGCTGCGCATGGGGCGCAACAAAGTCGCTTATGTGCATCTGACGCTGGTGCCATATATCGCGACCGCAGGCGAATTGAAAACGAAGCCGACCCAGCACAGTGTGCAGAAGTTGCGTGAGATCGGTATTTTCCCGACCGCGCTCCTGTGCCGTGCCGACCGTCCTATTCCGGACGATGAACGCGCCAAAATATCCTTGTTCGCCAACGTGCGCGAAGAGGCGGTTATTTCGATGTGGGATGCCAAGAGCATCTACATGATTCCGCAAATGCTGAACGATCAGGGTTTGGACCGCATCGTCTGCGAAGAACTGAAGCTGGAATTGCCGCCTGCCGATTTGTCGGTGTGGGCGCGCCTCGTCCATTCGCTGGAAAATCCGCAGCATGAAATTACCATCGGCATGGTCGGCAAATATGTCGAGCTGACCGAGTCCTACAAGTCCTTGATCGAAGCGTTGCGCCATGCGGGCATCCATACCGAAACGCGCGTCAATATCGAATACATCGATTCTGAAGTGCTGGAGACAACGGGCACCGACGCGCTGGCGCATTTCGATGCAATCCTGGTGCCCGGCGGCTTTGGCGCGCGCGGTACGGAAGGCAAGATTGCCGCGATTCGTTATGCGCGTGAAAACAAGGTACCCTACCTCGGCATCTGTTTAGGCATGCAGCTGGCCGTGATCGAATATGCGCGTCATGTGTCCGGCATGACGGATGCGAACAGCACCGAGCTTAATCCTGAAACGGAACATCCGGTGGTGGCGTTGATCACCGAATGGCGCGACCGCGAAGGCCGCGTCGAGACGCGCAGCAACGACTCCGATCTGGGCGGCACGATGCGTCTGGGTTCGCAGCGCTGTCCGGTCAGTGCCGGCACGCTGGCACAGCGCATCTATGGCGATGAAGTCAACGAGCGCCATCGTCACCGCTACGAAGTAAACAATCATTACGTGCCTGAGCTCGAAAAGACCGGTTTGATTATCTCCGCGCGTACGCCGACAGAAAATTTACCTGAAATCATGGAGTTGCCGCAATCTATGCACCCTTGGTTCGTCGGCGTGCAGTTCCATCCCGAGTTTACTTCCACCCCGCGCGCAGGACATCCGCTGTTCAGTGCCTTTGTCACCGCAGCCTTGCAACGTCAGGCTACGCAAGGGGCGTCGGCATGA
- the feoB gene encoding ferrous iron transport protein B, with protein MKRIALLGMPNTGKSTLFNRMTGGAARVGNWPGITVELLSGKILLGADMVEIIDLPGIYDLHGFSDDEQVVRHFLHDNVPDLALVILNATQIERQMSLLLQLKQLNMNIVVLLNMSDEAKQYGITIDSRKMSELLQIPVFQLSGKYGTGYQEALQAVTRALRYPTPGMAENVRTQLEQDEHIEAEMVRILKSAVQIPARLPENLTEKLDRVMLHPVLGLPIFFGIMYLLFQGIFFFGQPLQIGIGQLLTWLRETALVPAVASLPPALQGLLLDGIYNGIATVAAFVPVIVLFFLLMAIVEDSGYLSRAAFLMDALMAKMGLDGRGFVMLLMGFGCNVPALMGTRVMRSRAMRLLTMLIIPFSLCSARLQVFVFITAALFSTHAAPLVLFSLYLFSFAAAILTALLFKQQFSNSEPFVLELPPYRFPTLRQMVLRGYLEVTHFLRRASTFIIAGVVLVWLLTHIPFSAQPASPETVSGMIGSVLQPFFAPIGINEQLTIALLFGFVAKEIVIGSLAVIYGLTGQGLSGALAAQLDWVQAYSFMLFTLIYTPCLSTIATLKSESKSRRFTLLALVWSLALAWLVSFIFYQGARALGY; from the coding sequence ATGAAACGCATCGCGTTACTGGGCATGCCCAATACCGGCAAGTCGACCCTCTTCAACCGCATGACGGGCGGCGCGGCACGCGTTGGAAACTGGCCCGGCATCACGGTCGAACTGCTTAGCGGCAAAATTCTGCTGGGCGCGGATATGGTCGAAATCATCGATCTACCCGGTATCTACGATTTGCACGGCTTTTCTGACGACGAACAGGTCGTGCGGCATTTCCTGCATGACAATGTGCCGGATCTGGCGCTGGTGATACTGAACGCGACACAGATCGAACGCCAGATGAGCCTGCTGCTGCAGCTCAAGCAGCTCAACATGAACATCGTCGTGCTGCTCAATATGTCGGATGAAGCGAAGCAATACGGCATCACCATCGACAGCCGCAAGATGTCCGAGCTGCTGCAAATACCGGTTTTCCAGCTGAGCGGAAAATACGGCACGGGCTATCAGGAAGCACTGCAGGCTGTGACCCGTGCGCTGCGCTACCCGACCCCCGGCATGGCCGAAAACGTGCGCACCCAGCTCGAACAGGACGAACACATCGAAGCTGAGATGGTGCGGATACTAAAAAGCGCGGTGCAAATCCCCGCCCGCCTGCCTGAAAATCTCACCGAAAAACTGGATCGGGTGATGCTGCATCCGGTACTGGGGCTGCCGATTTTCTTCGGCATCATGTATCTGTTGTTTCAAGGCATCTTCTTTTTCGGCCAGCCGCTGCAAATCGGCATCGGCCAGCTGCTGACCTGGCTGCGCGAGACGGCGCTGGTGCCCGCGGTGGCCAGCCTGCCGCCGGCCCTGCAAGGCTTGCTGCTGGACGGCATCTACAACGGCATCGCAACGGTCGCGGCTTTCGTCCCGGTCATCGTCTTGTTCTTCCTGCTGATGGCAATCGTCGAGGATAGCGGCTATTTGTCGCGCGCCGCCTTTCTGATGGATGCGCTGATGGCCAAAATGGGGCTGGACGGGCGCGGTTTCGTGATGCTGCTGATGGGTTTCGGCTGCAACGTGCCGGCGCTAATGGGAACTCGCGTGATGCGCTCGCGCGCCATGCGCCTTTTGACCATGCTGATCATCCCGTTCTCACTGTGCTCTGCGCGCTTGCAGGTATTCGTATTCATCACCGCGGCGCTGTTCAGCACACACGCAGCCCCGCTCGTGCTGTTCAGCCTGTATCTGTTCAGTTTCGCCGCCGCCATACTGACCGCCCTGCTGTTCAAACAGCAATTTTCCAACAGCGAACCCTTTGTACTGGAGTTGCCGCCCTACCGCTTCCCCACCTTGCGCCAGATGGTATTGCGCGGCTATCTGGAAGTCACCCACTTCCTGCGTCGCGCCAGCACCTTCATCATCGCAGGCGTGGTGCTAGTCTGGCTGCTCACTCATATCCCCTTCTCGGCACAGCCTGCGAGTCCAGAAACTGTGTCGGGCATGATAGGCAGCGTATTGCAGCCGTTTTTCGCACCGATCGGCATCAACGAACAGCTCACGATCGCGCTGCTGTTTGGCTTCGTCGCCAAGGAAATCGTCATCGGCTCGCTGGCGGTCATCTACGGACTGACAGGCCAGGGGCTAAGCGGCGCACTGGCCGCCCAACTCGACTGGGTGCAAGCCTATAGCTTCATGCTGTTTACGCTGATCTACACGCCCTGCCTGTCCACGATCGCCACACTCAAAAGTGAATCGAAGAGCCGCCGCTTTACCCTGCTCGCGCTGGTCTGGTCGCTAGCCCTTGCGTGGCTGGTCAGCTTTATTTTTTATCAGGGCGCACGCGCGCTAGGTTACTAA
- the acs gene encoding acetate--CoA ligase: MSDIQSVMHENRVFTPSADFVKQANVSGMEAYQALCAEASKDYTGFWGRLARETLQWKKPFTKTLDDSNAPFYKWFEDGELNVSYNCLDAHLAASADKTAIIFEADDGVVTKINYRDLHARVCQFANGLKSRGIKKGDRVVIYMPMSIEAVVAMQGCARIGAIHSVVFGGFSSKSLHERITDAKASAVITADAQMRGGRTMPLKPAVDEALTLGGCESVHTVIVYQRAACDTAWDASNNIWWHDLVAGQESVCEPEWVGAEHPLFILYTSGSTGSPKGVQHSSAGYLLGAMISMQWVFDYKASDIFWCTADVGWITGHSYVAYGPLAMGGTQVIFEGVPTYPDAGRFWKMIQDHKVTTFYTAPTAIRSLIKLGGELPKQYDLSSLRLLGSVGEPINPEAWMWYYNTVGGARCPIVDTWWQTETGCHMIAPLPGAMPIKPGTCTLPLPGIMATIVNEAGDEVFDQHGGFLVIKKPFPSQIRTIWGDPERYKKGYFPEEMHGAYLAGDSAHRDEDGYFWIMGRIDDVLNVSGHRLGTMEIESALASNPLVAEAAIVGRPHEIKGEAVVAFVVLKGARPETPEKAREIAEILRNWVAKEIGPIAKPDEIRFGENLPKTRSGKIMRRLLRAIAKGEEITQDVSTLENPAILDQLKNAVR; this comes from the coding sequence ATGTCCGACATTCAGTCTGTAATGCACGAAAACCGTGTCTTTACCCCCTCAGCAGATTTCGTCAAACAGGCCAATGTTTCCGGCATGGAGGCCTATCAGGCGCTATGCGCCGAAGCATCAAAGGACTATACGGGCTTTTGGGGACGTCTGGCGCGTGAAACGCTGCAATGGAAAAAACCGTTTACCAAGACGCTAGACGACAGCAATGCGCCCTTCTATAAGTGGTTTGAGGACGGCGAACTGAACGTGTCCTACAACTGTCTGGATGCGCATCTGGCTGCCAGCGCCGACAAGACCGCAATCATCTTCGAAGCAGATGACGGCGTTGTGACAAAAATCAATTACCGCGACCTGCATGCACGCGTGTGCCAGTTCGCCAACGGCTTAAAATCGCGCGGCATCAAAAAGGGCGATCGCGTCGTCATCTATATGCCGATGAGCATTGAAGCCGTGGTCGCGATGCAAGGCTGTGCGCGCATCGGCGCCATTCACTCCGTCGTATTCGGCGGTTTCTCGTCCAAAAGTCTGCACGAACGCATCACCGATGCCAAAGCCTCTGCCGTCATTACCGCCGATGCACAAATGCGCGGCGGCCGCACCATGCCGCTTAAACCCGCCGTCGATGAAGCCCTGACGCTGGGCGGATGCGAATCGGTACACACCGTCATCGTCTACCAGCGCGCAGCCTGCGATACCGCATGGGATGCGTCCAACAACATCTGGTGGCACGATCTGGTCGCCGGACAAGAAAGCGTTTGCGAGCCTGAATGGGTCGGCGCAGAACATCCGCTGTTCATTCTTTACACCTCAGGATCAACCGGCTCCCCGAAAGGCGTGCAGCATTCAAGCGCCGGTTATTTGCTGGGCGCGATGATCTCGATGCAATGGGTGTTCGACTATAAGGCTTCCGATATTTTCTGGTGTACCGCCGATGTGGGCTGGATCACCGGCCACAGTTATGTCGCCTACGGCCCGTTGGCGATGGGCGGCACGCAAGTCATTTTCGAAGGCGTCCCCACTTACCCGGATGCAGGGCGTTTCTGGAAAATGATTCAGGATCACAAAGTCACGACCTTCTACACCGCACCGACGGCGATCCGTTCGCTGATCAAACTGGGCGGCGAGCTGCCAAAACAATACGATCTGTCCAGCCTGCGCCTGTTAGGCTCTGTGGGTGAGCCGATCAATCCCGAAGCCTGGATGTGGTATTACAACACCGTAGGCGGCGCACGCTGCCCTATCGTGGACACCTGGTGGCAGACTGAAACCGGCTGTCACATGATCGCCCCGCTGCCGGGTGCAATGCCGATCAAGCCGGGCACCTGTACCCTGCCGCTGCCGGGCATTATGGCGACCATCGTCAACGAAGCGGGCGACGAAGTGTTCGATCAGCACGGCGGATTTCTGGTCATCAAAAAACCGTTCCCGTCGCAAATCCGCACCATCTGGGGCGACCCTGAACGTTACAAAAAGGGCTATTTCCCGGAAGAAATGCACGGCGCGTATCTGGCCGGCGACTCTGCACACCGCGATGAAGACGGCTATTTCTGGATCATGGGCCGTATCGACGACGTACTGAATGTCTCAGGCCACCGTCTGGGCACTATGGAGATCGAATCTGCGCTGGCCTCCAACCCGCTGGTTGCGGAAGCGGCCATCGTCGGACGCCCGCATGAAATCAAGGGTGAAGCGGTCGTCGCTTTCGTCGTTTTAAAAGGCGCACGCCCCGAGACACCGGAAAAAGCACGCGAAATCGCCGAGATACTGCGCAACTGGGTTGCCAAGGAAATCGGCCCGATCGCCAAGCCTGACGAAATCCGCTTCGGTGAGAATCTGCCCAAGACGCGCTCGGGCAAGATCATGCGTCGCCTGCTGCGCGCCATCGCTAAGGGCGAAGAAATCACGCAAGACGTATCGACGCTGGAAAACCCGGCTATTCTCGATCAACTTAAGAATGCCGTCAGATAG
- the kdsA gene encoding 3-deoxy-8-phosphooctulonate synthase, with product MKLCNFEAGLDQPLFLIAGPCVIESAQMAIDTAGALQEICRELNLPFIYKSSYDKANRSSGKSFRGFGLDAGLKILSDVKSQLGVNVLTDVHSIEEIGAVASVVDVLQTPAFLCRQTDFIHAVARCGKPVNIKKGQFLSPWDMQNVVEKARDVSGADNIMVCERGASFGYNNLVSDMRSLAVMRNTRCPVVFDATHSVQLPGGQGTVSGGQREFVPVLARAAVAAGISGLFMETHPTPSKALSDGPNAFPLGHLKALLKTLMVLDQTVKQQGLIEETVDLKNV from the coding sequence ATGAAGTTATGCAATTTTGAAGCGGGACTTGATCAGCCGTTGTTCCTGATCGCAGGTCCTTGCGTGATCGAGTCGGCGCAAATGGCGATCGATACGGCGGGTGCGTTGCAGGAAATTTGCCGCGAATTGAACTTGCCGTTCATTTACAAGTCTTCATACGACAAGGCCAATCGCAGTTCGGGTAAATCGTTTCGCGGTTTTGGTCTGGATGCGGGCTTAAAGATACTCTCCGATGTGAAGTCGCAATTGGGTGTCAACGTGCTGACCGATGTGCATAGCATCGAAGAAATCGGTGCGGTGGCCTCCGTGGTGGACGTGCTGCAGACGCCGGCATTTTTGTGTCGTCAGACGGATTTTATTCATGCGGTCGCACGTTGCGGAAAACCTGTGAATATCAAGAAGGGGCAGTTTCTGTCTCCGTGGGACATGCAGAATGTGGTCGAGAAGGCGCGCGATGTGAGCGGTGCCGACAACATCATGGTGTGCGAGCGCGGTGCGTCATTCGGTTACAACAATCTGGTGTCCGATATGCGCTCGCTGGCTGTGATGCGCAACACGCGTTGCCCGGTGGTCTTCGATGCCACCCATTCGGTGCAGTTGCCGGGCGGTCAGGGTACGGTGTCGGGCGGTCAGCGCGAATTCGTGCCGGTGTTGGCCCGTGCCGCAGTGGCAGCCGGAATTTCGGGTCTGTTTATGGAGACGCATCCGACGCCGTCCAAGGCGTTGTCGGACGGCCCTAACGCTTTCCCGTTGGGTCATCTGAAGGCGCTGTTGAAGACGCTGATGGTGCTCGATCAGACCGTTAAGCAGCAGGGGCTGATTGAAGAAACGGTCGATTTGAAAAACGTATAA
- a CDS encoding YqjK-like family protein, with product MTKRRQVMLARRQLLRDNISAQREQLADIAVNLRPAFQVADGAWRMVSFVRGHAVLVAGVLSLAIVRQRGISALIKGGLRAWRAWRFVNELAKKIPHR from the coding sequence ATGACTAAACGCAGACAGGTGATGCTGGCACGCCGTCAGTTGCTGCGTGACAATATCAGCGCGCAGCGCGAACAGTTGGCGGACATCGCGGTCAATTTGCGGCCGGCGTTTCAAGTGGCCGACGGTGCGTGGCGGATGGTGAGCTTTGTGCGCGGGCATGCCGTACTGGTAGCGGGCGTGTTAAGTCTGGCCATCGTGCGGCAGCGCGGCATTTCTGCTTTGATCAAAGGCGGCTTGCGAGCGTGGCGAGCCTGGCGTTTCGTTAACGAACTCGCCAAAAAAATACCGCATCGATAA
- the ftsB gene encoding cell division protein FtsB, with protein MKIITLILIVLLLLLQYPLWLGRGGWLRVQDLHRQVAAEQQINQKIQIRNGLLDAEVRDLKQGTEAIEERARSELGMIKSDEVFFQILDGNASPISPVSSVPAK; from the coding sequence ATGAAAATAATCACACTGATATTGATTGTTTTGTTGTTGCTTTTGCAATATCCGCTTTGGCTGGGCCGGGGCGGCTGGCTGAGGGTGCAGGATTTGCATCGTCAGGTTGCGGCAGAACAGCAGATTAATCAAAAGATCCAGATACGTAATGGCTTGCTGGACGCGGAGGTGCGCGATCTGAAACAGGGCACCGAGGCGATCGAAGAGCGTGCGCGCAGCGAGCTTGGCATGATCAAGAGCGATGAGGTTTTCTTTCAGATACTGGACGGCAACGCCAGCCCAATTTCACCGGTGTCATCTGTACCCGCCAAATAA
- a CDS encoding transglycosylase SLT domain-containing protein has protein sequence MFKLFFSLLLTACALSAQAEDQITPPRIILPCARNIELILSDAPEYGDLWQRLREGFTMRQISDPLVTHHEQWYAKRPAYIARMMTRANRYLYYITSEVERRGMPAEIALLPMIESAFNPGAYSTSNASGIWQFIPSTGKNFGMRQNWWYDGRRDIIGATNGALDYLEKLHTMFGDWELALAAYNWGEGSVHRAQMRNRKLGLPVDYASLKLPNETRNYLPKLIAIKNIVANPSKFGLSLSDIPNKPYFMSVATSKHMDVKLAAQLADISREEFIALNPAHNRPVLLQNSNDYILLPTDSVLTYKNNLENYDKPLVSWQAYRAKKGERLDHLAPRFGLTLERLKSVNGLSARDNLSDGETLLVPLNGEVAENEGEFEAFNMHLHPTAKIDRDGASIKYNAHSDEPLDKLASRYHVSVASLKNWQSKPKGRAKSARVSHTAHKPAHKPVRRKHH, from the coding sequence TTGTTCAAACTGTTTTTTTCGCTGCTGCTAACCGCCTGCGCACTGAGCGCACAGGCAGAAGATCAGATCACCCCGCCCCGGATCATCCTCCCTTGCGCGCGCAATATCGAACTGATACTGAGCGATGCGCCTGAGTACGGCGATCTGTGGCAGCGACTGCGCGAGGGCTTTACGATGCGGCAAATCAGCGATCCGCTCGTTACGCATCACGAACAATGGTATGCAAAACGCCCGGCCTATATCGCCCGAATGATGACCCGGGCCAACCGTTATCTGTATTACATCACCTCCGAAGTCGAGCGTCGCGGCATGCCCGCTGAAATCGCCTTGCTGCCAATGATAGAAAGCGCCTTTAACCCGGGCGCCTATTCGACCAGCAATGCCTCCGGCATCTGGCAATTCATCCCGTCCACCGGAAAAAATTTCGGCATGCGGCAAAACTGGTGGTATGACGGCCGGCGCGACATCATAGGCGCGACCAACGGTGCGCTCGATTATCTGGAAAAACTGCACACCATGTTCGGCGACTGGGAATTGGCACTCGCGGCCTATAACTGGGGGGAAGGTTCGGTACATCGCGCCCAGATGCGCAATCGAAAACTCGGCCTGCCGGTCGATTACGCAAGCTTAAAACTACCGAATGAAACACGCAATTACCTGCCGAAACTGATCGCGATCAAAAATATCGTCGCCAACCCGTCAAAGTTTGGCCTGAGCCTGTCCGACATCCCAAACAAACCCTACTTCATGTCGGTCGCCACGTCGAAACACATGGACGTTAAACTGGCAGCGCAACTGGCGGATATCAGCCGCGAAGAGTTTATTGCGCTCAATCCCGCACACAACCGCCCGGTCCTCTTGCAAAACAGCAACGATTATATTTTGCTGCCGACAGACAGCGTCCTGACTTATAAAAACAATCTGGAAAACTATGACAAACCGCTGGTGAGCTGGCAGGCCTATCGCGCCAAAAAGGGTGAGCGGCTCGACCATCTGGCGCCGCGTTTTGGCCTGACGCTGGAGCGCCTCAAATCCGTCAACGGCTTATCTGCCCGCGACAATCTAAGCGACGGGGAAACGCTGCTGGTGCCGCTTAACGGGGAGGTTGCAGAAAACGAAGGGGAGTTTGAAGCTTTCAACATGCACTTGCACCCCACTGCAAAAATCGACCGCGATGGCGCCTCGATCAAATACAACGCACACAGCGACGAACCGCTGGACAAGCTGGCCTCCCGCTACCATGTCAGCGTTGCAAGCTTAAAAAACTGGCAGAGCAAGCCCAAGGGGCGCGCTAAATCTGCACGCGTCTCGCACACGGCACATAAACCGGCACATAAACCTGTGCGCCGTAAACACCATTAA
- a CDS encoding DUF883 family protein — MSQNLSGTNDISKEKLMQDLQLVVSDAEELLRATAGQAGEKVSAARERIQDSLSAAKGRLADAEEAMLEKTREAARATDEYVHENPWRAVGIAAGVGLVVGMLISRGR; from the coding sequence ATGAGTCAAAATTTATCGGGCACAAACGACATCAGCAAGGAAAAATTGATGCAGGACTTGCAATTGGTGGTGTCTGATGCCGAAGAGTTGCTCCGCGCGACAGCAGGTCAGGCGGGAGAAAAAGTCAGTGCGGCTCGTGAGCGCATTCAGGATAGTTTGAGCGCGGCAAAGGGACGTCTGGCGGATGCTGAAGAAGCGATGCTGGAAAAAACCCGCGAGGCGGCGCGTGCTACGGATGAATATGTGCATGAGAATCCATGGCGTGCGGTGGGTATTGCTGCCGGTGTGGGGCTTGTGGTGGGCATGCTGATCTCGCGCGGCCGGTAA
- a CDS encoding phage holin family protein, whose product MSAVNSGLLGSVRRLLSTLTSVASTRLALLANELYEERLQLEQMLLYFFTALFCFGMGILLLTTFVVVLFWDTYRLAVLGGLSALFVVTGVLLANKLLCISRRKSTLFSVTLAELAVDREQLDGTHD is encoded by the coding sequence ATGTCAGCAGTTAACTCAGGTCTGCTGGGGTCAGTCAGGCGGTTGTTGTCCACGCTGACGTCGGTTGCGTCAACCAGGCTTGCGTTGCTTGCAAATGAATTATATGAGGAGCGTCTGCAGTTGGAGCAGATGCTCCTTTATTTTTTCACCGCGCTGTTTTGTTTTGGGATGGGCATCCTGTTGCTGACGACGTTTGTCGTTGTGCTGTTTTGGGATACCTATCGTCTGGCGGTGCTGGGCGGACTCAGTGCGCTGTTTGTGGTCACGGGTGTGCTGCTGGCGAATAAGCTGTTGTGCATTTCGCGCAGAAAAAGCACCTTGTTTTCGGTCACGCTGGCAGAACTCGCGGTCGATCGCGAACAGCTGGATGGTACGCATGACTAA